CGTTACATAGAATGCCACTTGTTTTATagaatctgtttttaatatttttccctttctatatATAATGTGCGCccttttcaagtgtttattgttttgtatgtaaagtaataatttatgtataatttttaaaactgatttttctgtATCATAATTTCATGACATGTGGTccacattctttatatatatttgtattgaaacccacacatacacatataatccTGCAGACCAGCAAGAAATTTGTACCAGTTCCTTTCTCCAGGGATTTATCTTTTCTCACCTGTCTTCCTAGTCCTTATCGGTATGATAATGTTAAaatgtatcattatttttttctaatggtgCAGTATTATATTGGTGTTTGTTTGGATCAGTTAGCATTTTGTGTTTGGCCTCCTTCACTTTGGTGAGTGTTTCCTTTATCAGTCATATTTAAAAACTTGTCAgcttgatggctcagtcggttaaggctccaactcttgatttcggctcaggtcatgatgtcacaggtgtgaggtcgggctctgcactgacagtgaggagcctgcttgggattctctctctgtgtccatctccgtctctccctctctatctcttttgcgcctcttctgcttctgctcactctactttctctctctctctctctcacaaatacataaataaactttaaaatatgaaaaataaaaatttgtcagCAGTATGCTTCAGATGGATGTATGTATAttcgtgcatgtgtgcatgagacCGAACcatggtttgttttattttctcttctgagaaGGTGTGAGGGAAGGGATATTCCCTGTTGATGCACTTGGACTGTCCCTGATGCCTTTATAATTAATTCCATTAAGAAATTTTTGGTGCAtagattttgttttgtggatACCACTGCTCAATCTTAATAGGAAATCAAAGAGGCATAAAAAGTGTGAAATACTACATCTTGTATTCAGTTTTTATGCCAGTTTTGTACCAATTTTGTTCACACATCAATGGGTCTAGCCCCAAACTTGGTTCAGAttttaaaactcttggaagaattaaaaatgtaCTGGATGCCTACCCTTCTGAATACGATAGAACTGAAATACTCATGTCCTGATGCCTCTCTCGTTGGTATGTTACTATGCTCATTCAGTATTGTGCAGCTGGATGGAAATGGTCATCAGACGAGCCTTAGAGCCTTAGAGCTGGCATTATGTTTGATCTAGTGTGACTGTCTCTGCAGGCTAGCTTCCAGAATGGTGATCATTCATATATGGATGGGTGTGGGAGATTTTGTATAATACCAATATATCCTTTCCTTTAGGCCTTTCCTTGTACTACGTTAAGGTTTGCATTATAGCTCTTTGACTTGTCATGGCTTTGATAATATATCTGTGTGTATCTCTATATATTTACCCAAGTAATTATTTTATCCTAGGCAATGATGCAAAGCATTACATTTTGTACATAGGTTACATGTTTGGATAACGCTTTAAAATGTTCTGATTAGAATGTTGATAGGGAATAATCCTACTTCTTTCAGGAATTTTATGAACTCTAGTTGGTAATGTGTGAAACAGATATctgcagaaggaagaggaaagtgtTGGCCATTGGATTTTAGAGTCTTATTCCAAAGGAGTCTGCACAGCCACTGAATTTTTGGAGTCCCTGTGAAATTGGAATGGTAATTTTCAGCATCTTTCGGGCCAAAATTAAACACTGTTTGAATGGTGGTGGTGTCAATATCTCTGACTATTTAATTGTtttactgcccccccccaaacccGATGTATGTTTATATGCAGAACTAGTAGTGATAGGCTGATGGTAATTGAATTCTTTGTACAAGTATATTCCAGGTCATAAATTTcaataactgaatttattttcaagGTCATGTTGTGTTATCATCTATGACGTATAGTGTGTGCATTTCAACTGTGTGGAACGATGAGATACATATGAAAGATAATGAATCTCCCTCTGTCTGTATCTCTTTCCTATTCTTTCtgatttcccttcctcttttccctcatccccattttctctgaaatgtacaaatatttttgtagtaCTTTAAGCCTACTAAACTGAGACTGAAAGACCTTCTGTACCTATGACTGATGCAGACACAGGtccattatttgatttttcttacattaaatattaatgattaaCTTTTTATGGTAATGTGGAATTAAAATGGAACCAATTGATCAATTTCATGggttgattcatttattcaaatagcTACTTATAAAATGCCATGACACATGTGATAAGAAAGAATGGACCAGAAAAATGGAAGTTCTCTCACTGGCTTTATCCTGCTGGGTTTCTCTGACCGGCCTCAGCTGGAGCGAGTCCTCTTTGTGGTTCTTCTGATCTCTTATCTGCTCACCCTGCTGGGAAACACAAGCATCATTGCGTTGGCCCACCTGGACCCACACCTGCAGactcccatgtactttttcctgtCCAACCTAAGCTTTCTGGACCTGTGTTACACGACCAGCACTGTTCCTCAGCTGCTGGTTCATCTCAGGGGAGCAGACAAGTCTATTTCTTTCGGTGGCTGTGTAGCTCAGCTATTCGTTGTTCTAGGGTTGGGAGGCACAGAATGCATTCTCTTAGGGGTGATGGCATTTGACCACTACGCAGCCATCTGCATGCCCCTGCACTACACAGTGATCATGCACCCCCGTCTGTGCACCCTGATGGCTTCTGCATCGTGGTTCATTGGTTTTGCCAACTCCTCGTTGCAGACGGTGCTCATCTTCCTTGTACCACTTtgtgggagaaataaaatagacCACTTCTTTTGTGAGGTCCCCCCACTGCTCAAGCTTGCCCGTGTTGACACCACTGTGAATGAGTCTGAGCTCTTCTTTGCCAGTATGATCATTCTTCTCATACCTGTGGCACTAATCACATTCTCCTATGGTCAGATTGTCAGGGTGGTCTTAGCAATAAAGTCAGCTTCAGGGCAGAGGAAAGCATTTGGGACATGTGGGTCCCACCTCACGGTGGTCTCCCTGTTCTATGGCTCGGCCATCTATGCTTACCTCCAGCCCAGCAACAACCATTCCCAGGATCAGGGCAAGTTCGTTTCTCTTTTCTACACCATTGTCACCCCCATGGCCAACCCCTTCATATATACCCTGCGGAACAAGGATGTGATGGGAGCAATGAAAAAAGTGTTCTGTAGGAGCTTTGACTCCAGATGACTGGGATGAGGACCATTTGATGGAAGACCCTGAATGTCAGAGGCTtataattttgtgtcctgcacgTGTCAGGCAACATTTCCCCTGATGACTCTTCAAGAGaatttcctttcctcattcttttatGCAAGTGAGAGTTCAAGTACTGAATTCATGATTCAATGTAACTTCCGGAGATGCTGATTTACTGTTCCTATAGATCTACATCATGTTAGTATTTCAAAAATCTCcacaaatttttcttattttacccCTTTTGGGGTACTATTGTATTCTAATTGCAAAAATCAtctacacacacagaaaaaaaccacagcaaaataagaatatgaaccattgtataaaaatcagaaatattaatatattaaatttgttttatgtttatttatttattttcagagagagacagagagcaggagcaggagaggggcagagagagtgggagagagagaatcccaagcaggctccatgctaccagcacagagcccaacgtgggcctcaaacttacaaactgcggAATCGTGGCCAGAGCCAAAAGCAAGAATTagatgcctaactgattgagcctcccaggtttccaagaaatattaaaattttagtattttttagcaATTGCAGGAGGCATATCACTTTTTCTTGCATTTCAGTCATGGCTCTGATAGAAGGTCCATAAGTTGACTGTATCACCATTTTTTTCACAGAAGGATGTGGGCAACAGTGTAAAAAACTTTTAGGTCAAAAAAAACCTACTAACGTCAATGCTCATAAAGCCATTCAGATATCAGGGCCCAGTGTGACCTCACAGGAATGACAATGGTTTTATGTAGCCTTCATGTCATGGAGGGGGAGGGCGTGATGCATATCTGCCAGTGACACTGGGAACTTGAGCTGGTAACACACCAGGTGGTGCTCGCGTGTCATTATGTGCAAAGTCAGAGACGCACCAATGTGAGGTGTGCAAGTTGGTGAGATTCAGTGTGTGAGCCAACCCATTCATTAGAAATGACTTTTGGGGACATTATCATAGAGGAACAATGTGTGACCCAAGTCCTATTATATATTCTACACGTTTTATGTATAGTAATGCAGGAAAAGTTTTAAAGGGTAAAATATACTTAGATCCTCTCTTCATGCCATTTTACAAATTCAAGTGATCAAAGCTTTTATATCTCACATCTTCCAAGGTCCCCATATGTTTGAATGCAgtgatatattataaatatgagaAATGAATACTATTTCCCAGGAAATCCCATGTTCTGTGCAGATTGCTCGGATGCACCAGGAGGAAactcaaacaaaaaataaaatttgtatgtttattattaaaaatctccATATGTCTTCTCTTTGCAAGCAGCCATCTCATTATGAAATAACTGTTACACAATTCTGAATGAtgaataagaaatagaaacatcCCATAACAAGTGAATGTGACAttgtagtctttattttatttttttaatttcttagttaaaaaaaaatttacatccaagtcagttagcatatagtgccgtAATGATTTAAGacgtagaatccagtgattcatcccatacatataacacccagtgctcatgccaacaagtgtcctccttaatgacCCTTGCCCAACTAGCCAATCCCCCcaccaaaacccctccagcaacttcagtttgttctctgtatttaagagtctcttatggggcacctgggtagtgcagtcagttaagcgtccgacttcagccaggtcacgatctcgcggtctgtgggtttgagccccgtgtcgggctctgggctgatggctcagagcctggagcctgtttccgattttgtgtctccctctctctctccccctcccccgttcatgctctgtctctctctgtcccaaaaataaataaaaaacgttgaggggcgcctgggtggcgcagtcggttaagcgtccgacttcagccaggtcacgatctctcggtctgtgagttcgagccccgcgtcgggctctgggctgatggctcagagcctggagcctgtttccgattctgtgtctccctctctctctgcccctcccctgttcatgctgtgtctctctctgtcccaaaaataaataaacgttgaaaaaaaaaaaaaaaacgttgaaaaaaaaagagtctcttatgttttgtccccctcaacgttttcatattatttttgcttcctttccttacatttacctgttttgtatcttaaattccaaatatgagtgaagttgtatattgtctttctctgactgctaattttgcttagcataatacactctagttcccttcacattgtcgcaaatggcaagatttcatatttttttgattgccgtgttactccattgtgtatatataccacatctttatccattcatccatctatggacacttggactctttccatactttggctattgttgatagcactgctatgaacattgaggTGCATATACTCCTTCACAACAACAtacttgtatcctttggataaatacctagtagcgtaattgctgggtcataaagtagtctatttttaaattttttgaagaacctccatactgttttctagagagGCTaccccagtttgcatttccatcagcagtgcaaaagagttccctttctccacatctttgtcaatgtctgttgtttcctgcGTCGTTAGTGGGAGCcatctggcaggtgtgaggtggtatcccattatgattttgatttgtattcccctgatgatgaatgatgttgagcatgttttcaatgtctgttagccatctggatatcttctttggaaaagtgtctgttcatatcttttgcccatgtcttcactggattatttatttttggatgttgagtttgataagttccttatagattttggagactaacctttatctgatatgtcatttgcaaatatcttctcccattccatcagttgccttctTGTTTTGCACTGtgcagtagctttttattttgatgagaacccaataattcatttttgctttggtttccctagCTTACGGAGATGTCTTGAGTAAGAAGtggctgcggctgaggtcaaagtggtttttgtctcctttctcttctaggattttgatggtttcctgtcttaaattccggtatttcatccattttgagtttatttttgtgtgtggtgtaagaaagtggtccaggttcattcttctgcatgtcgctgtccagttttcccagcaccacttgctgaagagactgtctttattccattggattttctttcctcctttgtcaaagattagttgtccattCGTTTTTGGgtgtatttctgggttctctattctgttccattgatctgtttgtttttgttccactaccatactgtcttgatgattacagctttgtaatacatcttgaagtcttggattgtgatgcctccggttttggttttcttttttcaggattgctttggctatttggggtgttttgtgattacatacaaatttcaggattgtttgttctagctctgtgaagaatgctggtgttattttgatagggattgcattgaatgtctagattgctttgggtagtatcaccattttaacagcatttgttcttctaatccatgagcatggaaagttttGCCCCCTTTttcgtgtcttcttcaatttctttcaaaagctttctTATGGTTTATAGCGTATAGATATTTCATCTGTTTAGTTCAGTTTaatcctaggtgttttatgggttttggtgcaattgtaaatgcgactgattccttgatttctctttctgttgcttcattattggtgtatagaaataccactgatttctgtgcattgattttatatcctgtgactttgctgaaatcatggatcagttctagcagttttttggtggaagcttttgggttttccatctagtgtatcatgtcatctgtgaagagtgaaagtttgacttcctcctcgCCAAtgtggttgccttttatttttattttttacatttatttatttttgagagacagagtgagacagagagtgagcaggggaggggcagagagagaaggagacacagaatcagaagaaggctccaggttttgagctgtcagcacagagcccgatgtggggcttgaaaccatgaacgatgagatcatgacctgagctgaagtcggacacttatccaactgagccacccagatgcccctggttgccttttatttctttgtgttgtcggattgctgag
The sequence above is a segment of the Prionailurus bengalensis isolate Pbe53 chromosome B2, Fcat_Pben_1.1_paternal_pri, whole genome shotgun sequence genome. Coding sequences within it:
- the LOC122489113 gene encoding putative olfactory receptor 2B8; translated protein: MDQKNGSSLTGFILLGFSDRPQLERVLFVVLLISYLLTLLGNTSIIALAHLDPHLQTPMYFFLSNLSFLDLCYTTSTVPQLLVHLRGADKSISFGGCVAQLFVVLGLGGTECILLGVMAFDHYAAICMPLHYTVIMHPRLCTLMASASWFIGFANSSLQTVLIFLVPLCGRNKIDHFFCEVPPLLKLARVDTTVNESELFFASMIILLIPVALITFSYGQIVRVVLAIKSASGQRKAFGTCGSHLTVVSLFYGSAIYAYLQPSNNHSQDQGKFVSLFYTIVTPMANPFIYTLRNKDVMGAMKKVFCRSFDSR